A window of Vigna unguiculata cultivar IT97K-499-35 chromosome 4, ASM411807v1, whole genome shotgun sequence contains these coding sequences:
- the LOC114180786 gene encoding receptor-like protein EIX2 — protein MSAYFLKTFYVLLMLSLLASGISVTMKNSSESGEAKCIKSEREALLSFKEGLIDDFGMLSTWTNNTDCCKWKRILCNHQTAHVQLLDLHGNFDYTPYLRDSFYTWKSLSAPIQIGNLKHLQHLDLGAFFLSGKIPCQIGNLRQLQYLSLGSNTILYKTNTPNYISNSLSGAIPFRIGNLPLLHTLRLGGNFDIKAKDAKWLSTLDSLTILGLNSLHHLSYSHQWLQSISKLISNLSELSLINCDLLDNDVQSLFHSHLSNFSTSLNVLDLSCNMLTSSTLQLLFNFSFHLQELYLPYNNIVFSSLCPNFPSLKILDRSYNNLTSTMFLANFNISSRLQVLLLRNCSLIDRSFLVSPTSTYASSILYLALSHNLLKSCSVFHWLSNFTTSLHTLRLDYNLLEDPIPDGFGKAMNSLENLYVSDNKLQGKVPSFFGIMCKLQRLDLSRNKFKGEFPSFIQNSSWCGRHIFRELSLSHNQITGKIPESVRLLSELQILSLEENSLEGDVTESHLSNFSKLYLLYLSHNSLSLKFVSNWVPPFQLMFLGLASCNLGPNIPSWLQTQNSLLQLDISDNQLNDSVPEWFWNKLQIMYELNMSHNNFIGSIPNMKLRLPFRPSINLNSNKFEGKVSLFLLQASELLLSANKFSDFSCGNLTTSNLGTLDLSYNQIKGQLPDCWKFVDRLLFLDLSSNQLSGKIPISMGTLVKLEALVLRNNRLMGELPFSLKNCRNLIMLDVSENMLSGPIPAWVGESMQQLIILIMRGNHFSGNLPSRLCYLKHVQLLDLSKNKLSEGIPTCLNNFTALSENSIDRTETESRVHWYNSTYYEIYNLFSGSYYMFRITWMWKGDERNFTQPELILRSIDLSCNNLTGELPKEITYLLGLVSLNLSRNNLRGEIPSEIGNLCLLESLDLSRNKFEGRIPSSLSEMDFLQILDLSHNSLSGRIPLGRHLETFDASCFEGNVDLCGEQVNKSCSGDQTLVKPQKEEAHGEYHVFYEALYMSLGIGFFTGFWGLLGPLLLWQPWRITYLMFLNKLIDYLLVMVAVNFAKCQRYIRD, from the exons ATGAGTGCTTATTTTCTGAAAACATTTTATGTTCTTCTCATGCTTTCTTTGCTTGCCTCAGGAATTAGTGTGACAATGAAGAACTCAAGTGAAAGTGGTGAAGCAAAGTGCATAAAGAGTGAGAGGGAAGCACTCCTGAGCTTCAAAGAAGGCCTCATAGATGACTTTGGCATGCTCTCCACTTGGACCAATAATACTGATTGCTGCAAATGGAAACGCATTCTCTGCAACCATCAAACTGCTCATGTACAACTGCTTGATCTTCATGGAAACTTCGACTATACACCGTATTTGAGAG ATTCCTTCTACACTTGGAAATCTCTCTCAGCTCCTATTCAGATTGGAAATCTCAAGCACTTACAGCATCTCGATCTTGGAGCATTTTTTCTTTCCGGAAAAATCCCATGTCAAATTGGAAATCTCAGACAGCTACAATATCTCAGTCTTGGGAGTAACACTATTCTATACAAAACGAATACGCCAAACTATATCTCAAATTCCCTTTCTGGAGCAATCCCTTTTCGCATAGGGAATCTTCCATTGTTGCATACTCTACGACTAGGTGGCAATTTTGATATAAAAGCTAAGGATGCAAAATGGCTGTCCACTCTCGATTCCTTAACCATTCTTGGGCTGAACTCATTGCATCATCTTAGTTATTCTCACCAGTGGCTACAAAGTATCagtaaattaatttcaaacttGAGCGAGTTGAGTCTAATTAACTGTGATCTTTTGGATAATGATGTTCAATCTTTGTTCCATTCTCATTTGTCTAACTTTTCCACTTCTCTCAACGTGCTAGATCTCTCTTGTAATATGTTGACATCATCAACTCTTCAACTCTTGTTTAACTTTAGCTTTCATCTTCAAGAGCTTTATCTTccttataataatattgttttctcATCTCTATGCCCAAATTTTCCATCTCTGAAGATCCTCGACCGCTCTTACAATAATCTAACATCAACAATGTTTCTAGCCAATTTTAATATCAGCTCCAGACTACAAGTGCTTCTGCTACGGAACTGCAGTCTTATAGATAGAAGTTTCCTTGTTTCACCTACTTCTACTTATGCCTCATCTATTCTCTATCTTGCTCTCTCCCATAACTTGTTAAAATCGTGCTCTGTATTTCACTGGCTTTCTAACTTCACTACCAGTCTTCACACACTTCGTCTTGATTATAATTTGTTGGAAGATCCCATTCCAGATGGATTTGGGAAAGCAATGAACTCTCTTGAAAATCTTTATGTATCGGATAACAAACTACAAGGCAAGGTTCCGTCTTTCTTTGGGATCATGTGCAAATTACAGAGGTTAGACCTCTCAAGAAACAAGTTTAAGGGCGAATTTCCGAGCTTCATTCAGAATTCTTCATGGTGTGGCAGACACATATTTCGGGAATTGAGCTTATCTCATAACCAAATTACTGGCAAGATACCCGAGAGCGTCAGATTGCTATCTGAGTTGCAGATTTTATCGTTGGAGGAAAATTCTTTAGAGGGTGATGTCACTGAATCTCATCTTTctaatttttccaaattatatttgttatacttgTCACACAACTCattgtcactaaaatttgtctCTAATTGGGTTCCACCTTTTCAATTAATGTTTTTGGGTCTTGCATCTTGCAATCTAGGTCCGAATATTCCTAGCTGGCTTCAAACTCAAAATTCTTTACTACAACTAGATATATCTGATAATCAGCTGAATGATTCCGTACCAGAATGGTTTTGGAACAAATTGCAAATTATGTACGAGTTGAATATGTCTCACAATAATTTCATTGGTTCAATTCCTAACATGAAATTAAGGCTTCCTTTCAGAccatcaataaatttaaattcaaataaatttgaggGAAAAGTCTCATTATTCTTGCTACAAGCTTCCGAGTTGTTGCTCTCTGCAAATAAATTTTCAGATTTCTCATGTGGAAACCTGACCACATCAAACTTGGGCACTTTAGATTTATCGTATAATCAAATAAAGGGGCAGCTCCCGGATTGTTGGAAATTTGTCGACCGATTATTATTTCTTGATTTAAGTAGCAATCAATTGTCAGGAAAGATTCCTATCTCCATGGGAACCCTTGTGAAATTGGAAGCTTTGGTTTTACGAAACAATAGATTAATGGGTGAATTGCCGTTCTCTTTGAAGAATTGCAGGAATTTAATTATGCTGGATGTTAGTGAGAATATGTTGTCCGGTCCAATACCAGCATGGGTTGGAGAAAGCATGCAACAATTGATAATCTTGATCATGCGAGGGAATCACTTCTCAGGAAATCTTCCCTCTCGTCTATGTTATTTGAAACATGTTCAATTGTTGGATCTTTCCAAAAATAAGTTATCAGAAGGAATTCCAACTTGCTTAAACAATTTTACTGCATTATCTGAAAACAGCATCGACAGAACAGAAACTGAAAGTCGTGTGCATTGGTACAATAGTACTTACTACGAAATTTATAATCTTTTCAGTGGTAGTTATTATATGTTTCGTATAACCTGGATGTGGAAAGGTGATGAACGCAACTTCACACAACCCGAATTGATTCTTCGGAGTATTGATCTCTCATGTAACAATTTAACCGGTGAATTGCCGAAAGAGATTACATACTTGCTCGGGTTAGTTTCTTTGAATTTAtcaagaaacaatttgagaggaGAAATTCCTTCCGAGATTGGAAATTTATGTTTACTTGAATCCCTTGACTTATCAAGAAATAAATTCGAGGGGAGAATTCCTTCATCTCTTTCTGAAATGGATTTTCTCCAAATATTAGACTTGTCACACAACTCTCTTTCTGGAAGAATCCCATTGGGAAGACACTTGGAAACATTTGATGCCTCTTGTTTTGAAGGAAATGTTGATCTTTGTGGTGAACAAGTTAACAAGAGTTGTTCTGGGGATCAGACATTAGTAAAGCCTCAAAAAGAAGAAGCCCATGGAGAATATCATGTTTTCTATGAAGCATTATACATGAGCTTGGGGATAGGATTCTTCACAGGCTTTTGGGGCTTATTAGGTCCATTACTACTTTGGCAACCATGGAGAATCACTTATCTGATGTTCTTGAATAAACTGATAGACTATTTACTTGTAATGGTGGCAGTGAACTTTGCAAAGTGCCAAAGGTATATCAGAGACTAA